From Leptotrichia wadei, one genomic window encodes:
- the rpoC gene encoding DNA-directed RNA polymerase subunit beta' — MSIRDFDSIQIKLASPEKILEWSYGEITKAETINYRTLKPEMDGLFCERIFGPSKDYECACGKYKRMRYKGMVCEKCGVEVTTSKVRRERMGHIKLATPIAHIWYSKGTPNKMSLLLGISTKELESVLYFSRYIVTDPGETGLEKGQILTEREYKLHESQFKGEFTAKMGAEGVLTLLEEIDLHELESKLQNEMDVEHSTQKRRKVIKRLKVVRDLIEAGNRPEWMILTVLPVIPADLRPMVQLDGGRFATSDLNDLYRRVINRNIRLKKLMSIKAPEIVIKNEKRMLQEAVDALIDNGRRGKPVVNQSNRELKSLSDMLKGKQGRFRQNLLGKRVDYSGRSVIVVGPSLKMNQCGLPKKMALELYKPFLMRELVKRELASNIKVAKKMVEEEDENVWELIEEIIKNHPVLLNRAPTLHRLSIQAFEPILIEGKAIRLHPLVCSAFNADFDGDQMAVHLVLSQEAQMEAKLLMLATNNIIATSNGGPIAVPSQDMVMGCYYMTKEKKGSMGEGKLFSSRNQLITAYQNGKVSVHAIVKVRVDGNLIETTPGRLMFNLILPKEVRNYGITFGKKELKNLIAELYKRYGFEKTSKLLDDIKEFGYHYGTLAGITVGIEDLKIPETKKEILENAEKSVAEVEKQYKAGEIINEERYRKTVGIWSEATEKVTKDMMDNLDEFNPVYMMANSGARGSIAQMRQLGGMRGLMADTQGRIIEMPIKANFREGLNILEFFMSSHGARKGLADTALRTADSGYLTRRLVDISHEVIVNHDDCGCEHGIVVTDLMDAGEVIEKLSERIYGRNLATDLVHNGEVIATRNTLIDDELIKKIEELDIREVEIRTPLTCKLEKGVCKKCYGLDLSNHKEILKGEAVGVIAAQSIGEPGTQLTMRTFHTGGVATAASVQSDYKSDIAGKVKFRGISTLLDKEGKEIVVSQNGRLIIGKHRYEIQSGSILHVKDGDEVKKGQILVEFDPYQTPIITSEEGKVEFRDIYVRENIDVKYGVTEKVAIKPVESSDVNPRIIIYTKDDRRVEYAVPYGAYLMVNEGDHVKKGQTITKILKTGEGNKDITGGLPRVQELFEARNPKGKAILSEFAGRVVFSDKKKKGMRLILIEDPETGELIQEYTVPVGEHLVVTNEMLIEKGAKITDGPVSPHDILKIKGLVEAQQFILESVQQVYREQGVAVNDKHIEIIVKQMFQKIKIKEAGDSLFLEDELIDKKIVERENEKLIANGKRPATYEPVIQGITKAAVNTESFISASSFQETTKVLANAAVEGKTDRLEGLKENVIIGKKIPGGTGFKDYKYLDATLKSDIAEEIETEAETDADGINEEIETVSDLSDESVETVENSEETEV; from the coding sequence ATGAGTATAAGAGATTTTGACAGTATTCAAATAAAATTGGCATCGCCAGAAAAGATTTTGGAATGGTCTTATGGTGAAATTACGAAAGCCGAAACAATAAATTATAGAACATTAAAGCCTGAAATGGACGGATTATTCTGTGAGAGAATATTTGGGCCATCTAAGGATTATGAGTGTGCCTGCGGGAAGTATAAGAGAATGCGTTACAAAGGCATGGTATGTGAAAAATGTGGTGTTGAAGTGACAACTTCAAAGGTTAGACGTGAAAGAATGGGACATATTAAACTTGCTACGCCGATTGCACATATCTGGTATTCTAAAGGTACGCCTAACAAAATGAGTCTTTTGTTGGGGATTAGTACGAAGGAATTGGAGTCAGTTTTGTATTTTTCAAGATATATTGTAACTGATCCTGGAGAAACTGGGCTTGAAAAAGGTCAAATTTTGACAGAAAGAGAATATAAATTGCATGAAAGTCAATTTAAAGGTGAGTTTACAGCAAAAATGGGTGCTGAAGGAGTTTTAACCTTACTTGAGGAAATTGATTTGCATGAATTGGAAAGTAAACTTCAAAATGAGATGGATGTGGAACATTCTACACAAAAAAGAAGAAAAGTTATAAAAAGATTAAAAGTAGTAAGAGATTTAATAGAAGCTGGAAATAGACCTGAATGGATGATTTTAACTGTGTTGCCAGTTATTCCAGCTGATTTAAGACCGATGGTTCAGTTAGATGGTGGAAGATTTGCTACTTCTGACTTGAATGATTTGTATAGAAGAGTAATTAATAGAAATATCAGGCTAAAAAAATTGATGTCAATTAAAGCTCCTGAAATTGTAATAAAAAATGAAAAGAGAATGTTGCAAGAAGCTGTGGATGCGTTAATTGATAATGGTAGACGTGGAAAACCAGTTGTTAATCAAAGCAACAGGGAATTGAAATCACTTTCTGATATGTTAAAGGGGAAACAAGGACGTTTTAGACAAAATCTATTGGGAAAACGTGTGGATTATTCAGGAAGATCGGTTATTGTCGTTGGACCAAGCTTGAAAATGAATCAATGTGGATTGCCTAAAAAGATGGCGCTTGAACTGTATAAGCCATTCTTGATGAGAGAGCTTGTAAAAAGGGAATTGGCTTCAAATATTAAAGTTGCTAAGAAAATGGTTGAAGAAGAAGATGAAAATGTATGGGAATTGATTGAAGAAATTATTAAAAATCACCCAGTACTTTTAAATCGTGCTCCGACATTACATAGACTTTCAATTCAAGCATTTGAGCCAATTTTGATAGAAGGAAAAGCTATTAGACTGCATCCGCTTGTATGTTCTGCATTTAATGCGGATTTTGATGGTGACCAAATGGCGGTTCATCTGGTATTGTCACAGGAAGCGCAGATGGAAGCAAAATTACTTATGCTTGCAACAAATAACATTATAGCTACATCAAATGGTGGACCAATAGCAGTTCCGTCACAAGATATGGTAATGGGATGTTATTATATGACAAAAGAGAAAAAAGGTTCAATGGGAGAAGGGAAGCTATTTTCTAGCAGAAATCAATTAATTACTGCTTATCAAAATGGAAAAGTGTCTGTTCATGCTATAGTAAAAGTTAGAGTAGATGGTAATTTAATTGAAACGACGCCAGGAAGATTGATGTTTAACTTGATCTTGCCAAAAGAAGTTAGAAATTATGGAATTACGTTTGGTAAAAAAGAATTGAAAAATCTGATCGCTGAACTTTATAAGAGATATGGATTTGAAAAAACTTCAAAATTACTGGATGATATTAAAGAGTTTGGATACCATTACGGTACACTTGCTGGAATTACAGTTGGAATTGAAGATTTGAAGATTCCTGAAACTAAGAAGGAAATACTTGAAAATGCTGAAAAAAGTGTGGCAGAAGTTGAGAAGCAATATAAAGCTGGAGAAATTATCAATGAAGAAAGATACAGAAAAACAGTGGGTATTTGGTCAGAAGCTACTGAAAAAGTAACAAAAGATATGATGGATAACCTTGATGAATTTAATCCAGTTTACATGATGGCAAATTCAGGAGCCAGAGGGTCAATTGCGCAAATGCGTCAGCTTGGTGGAATGCGTGGACTTATGGCGGATACGCAAGGTAGAATCATTGAAATGCCGATTAAAGCCAACTTTAGGGAAGGTCTTAACATCTTGGAATTCTTTATGTCATCACATGGAGCGAGAAAAGGGCTTGCCGATACAGCACTAAGAACGGCGGATTCAGGATATTTGACAAGAAGGCTTGTTGATATTTCGCACGAAGTTATTGTAAATCATGATGACTGCGGATGTGAACATGGAATTGTCGTAACGGACTTGATGGATGCTGGGGAAGTTATCGAAAAATTAAGTGAAAGAATTTATGGAAGAAATTTGGCGACAGATTTAGTTCATAATGGAGAAGTTATTGCGACTAGAAATACTTTGATTGATGATGAATTGATTAAAAAGATTGAAGAATTAGATATTCGTGAAGTGGAAATTAGAACACCTTTGACTTGTAAATTGGAAAAGGGAGTTTGTAAGAAATGTTATGGATTGGATCTTTCTAACCATAAGGAAATCTTGAAAGGGGAAGCAGTTGGAGTTATTGCGGCTCAATCAATTGGAGAACCTGGTACACAGCTTACAATGCGTACTTTCCATACTGGAGGAGTTGCCACAGCAGCTTCAGTTCAATCTGATTATAAGTCGGATATTGCTGGAAAAGTTAAGTTTAGAGGTATTTCTACACTTTTAGATAAAGAAGGAAAAGAAATCGTTGTTTCTCAAAATGGACGTTTAATAATAGGAAAACATAGATATGAAATTCAATCTGGTTCAATTTTACATGTAAAAGATGGAGATGAAGTTAAAAAAGGACAAATCCTAGTTGAATTTGATCCTTATCAAACGCCAATTATTACATCTGAAGAAGGTAAAGTAGAATTTAGAGATATTTATGTAAGAGAGAACATTGACGTAAAATATGGAGTTACTGAAAAAGTAGCTATAAAACCTGTGGAAAGCAGCGATGTAAACCCTAGAATCATAATTTACACAAAAGATGACAGAAGAGTGGAATATGCAGTTCCTTATGGAGCATATTTAATGGTAAATGAAGGAGATCATGTTAAAAAAGGTCAAACTATTACAAAAATCTTGAAAACAGGAGAAGGAAATAAAGATATCACTGGAGGTCTTCCTCGTGTGCAAGAATTGTTTGAAGCAAGAAATCCTAAAGGAAAAGCTATCTTGTCAGAATTTGCAGGGCGTGTTGTATTCTCGGATAAGAAGAAAAAGGGTATGAGATTAATATTGATTGAAGATCCTGAAACTGGGGAATTAATTCAAGAATATACAGTTCCTGTGGGGGAACATTTGGTTGTAACTAATGAAATGCTGATTGAAAAAGGTGCTAAAATTACAGATGGACCAGTTTCGCCTCACGATATTTTGAAAATTAAAGGGCTTGTGGAAGCACAGCAATTTATCTTGGAATCAGTACAGCAAGTTTATCGTGAACAAGGAGTTGCGGTTAATGACAAGCATATTGAAATAATCGTAAAACAAATGTTCCAAAAAATTAAGATTAAGGAAGCTGGAGATTCACTATTCCTTGAAGATGAATTAATTGATAAGAAAATTGTGGAACGTGAAAATGAAAAACTTATTGCAAATGGAAAACGTCCTGCAACTTACGAACCTGTAATACAAGGTATTACAAAAGCGGCAGTAAACACGGAAAGTTTCATTTCTGCGTCATCATTCCAAGAAACAACAAAAGTTCTTGCAAATGCTGCAGTTGAAGGAAAAACAGACAGACTTGAAGGGCTTAAGGAAAATGTAATTATTGGTAAGAAAATACCAGGAGGTACTGGTTTCAAAGATTACAAATATCTGGATGCAACTTTGAAAAGTGACATTGCCGAAGAAATTGAAACAGAGGCAGAAACTGATGCGGATGGAATAAATGAAGAAATTGAAACAGTTTCAGATTTATCGGATGAATCAGTAGAAACTGTGGAAAATTCAGAAGAAACAGAAGTTTAA
- the rplK gene encoding 50S ribosomal protein L11, producing MAKEVIGKIKLQLEAGKANPAPPVGPALGQHGVNIAEFCKSFNAQTQDKMGFVIPVEITVYADRSFTFVLKTPPASDLLKKAAKVKKGAGNSLKEVAGTITKAQLQEIAETKMPDLNAGSVEAAMNIIAGTARSMGIKISE from the coding sequence ATGGCTAAAGAAGTAATCGGAAAGATTAAATTACAATTAGAAGCGGGGAAAGCAAATCCTGCACCACCAGTAGGGCCTGCATTAGGACAACACGGGGTAAATATTGCAGAATTCTGTAAATCATTCAACGCTCAAACACAAGATAAAATGGGATTTGTAATTCCAGTAGAAATTACTGTATATGCAGATAGAAGTTTTACATTTGTATTAAAAACACCGCCTGCATCAGACTTATTGAAAAAAGCGGCTAAAGTTAAAAAAGGTGCTGGAAATTCATTAAAAGAAGTTGCTGGAACTATAACTAAAGCTCAATTACAAGAAATTGCAGAAACTAAAATGCCAGATTTAAATGCTGGAAGTGTTGAAGCGGCTATGAACATTATTGCAGGAACTGCAAGAAGTATGGGAATTAAAATTTCTGAATAA
- the rplA gene encoding 50S ribosomal protein L1, with protein MAKRGKRYDNISQKVDKMKVYTPEEALDLVFETKSAKFVETVELAIRLGVDPRHADQQVRGTVSLPNGTGKTVRILAITSGENIDKALAAGADFAGDDEYINKIQGGWLDFDLVIATPDMMPKLGRLGRILGTKGLMPNPKSGTVTTNIEQTVQEFKKGKVAFKVDKLGSIHLPIGKVDFTKEAIVENFKVALDQIIKLKPATSKGQYLRTVAISLTMGPGIKVDPLLAGAFVAK; from the coding sequence ATGGCAAAAAGAGGAAAAAGATACGATAACATTTCTCAAAAAGTAGATAAAATGAAAGTTTACACACCAGAAGAAGCATTGGATTTAGTTTTTGAAACTAAAAGTGCAAAATTTGTGGAAACAGTAGAATTAGCAATTAGATTGGGAGTAGATCCAAGACACGCTGATCAGCAAGTAAGAGGTACAGTTTCATTACCAAACGGAACAGGTAAGACAGTAAGAATCTTGGCTATCACAAGTGGAGAAAATATTGATAAGGCATTGGCAGCAGGAGCAGATTTTGCTGGAGATGATGAATATATTAACAAAATCCAAGGTGGATGGCTTGATTTTGACTTAGTAATTGCTACACCTGACATGATGCCTAAATTAGGAAGATTAGGAAGAATCTTAGGAACTAAAGGACTTATGCCTAACCCTAAATCAGGAACAGTTACAACAAATATTGAACAAACAGTTCAAGAATTTAAAAAAGGAAAAGTTGCATTTAAAGTTGATAAATTAGGATCAATTCACTTACCAATCGGTAAAGTTGATTTTACAAAGGAAGCTATCGTAGAAAACTTCAAAGTAGCATTAGATCAAATTATCAAATTAAAACCAGCTACTTCAAAAGGACAATATTTAAGAACAGTTGCAATCTCATTAACTATGGGACCTGGAATTAAAGTTGATCCATTATTGGCTGGAGCATTTGTTGCTAAATAG
- the gmk gene encoding guanylate kinase — protein sequence MKGKLFIVSGPSGSGKSTVTKLVKDRLNIPLSISATTRKPRNGEIDGKDYFFLTKETFEQKIKNDEFYEYANVHGNYYGTLKEVVESNLNKGLNVILEIDVQGALIAKEKKKDAVLVFFRTKDMETLEKRLRNRNTDTEEVIQTRLKNALKELEYEKKYDYTIINNDIEESCRELINIINL from the coding sequence ATGAAAGGAAAACTATTTATCGTTTCAGGGCCTTCAGGCTCAGGAAAATCAACAGTCACAAAATTAGTAAAAGATAGATTAAATATCCCATTATCAATATCAGCTACAACTCGCAAGCCAAGAAATGGAGAAATCGATGGAAAAGATTACTTCTTCTTAACTAAGGAAACTTTTGAACAAAAAATAAAAAATGATGAATTTTATGAATATGCAAATGTTCACGGCAATTATTATGGAACATTAAAGGAAGTTGTGGAAAGCAACTTGAATAAAGGATTAAATGTAATTTTGGAAATTGATGTTCAAGGTGCATTAATTGCGAAGGAAAAGAAAAAAGATGCTGTTTTGGTGTTTTTTCGTACAAAGGATATGGAAACACTTGAAAAAAGGCTTCGCAATAGAAATACTGACACAGAGGAAGTCATTCAGACACGTTTGAAAAATGCATTGAAAGAGCTGGAGTATGAAAAAAAATACGATTATACAATAATAAATAATGATATTGAAGAATCTTGCAGGGAATTAATAAATATTATTAATTTGTAA
- a CDS encoding DNA-directed RNA polymerase subunit omega has product MKKEKITIDELLTKVPNKYELAIISGKIAKKEFAKGKPKSEIMDEVFKDIMEDEVVVIREKNEENEEN; this is encoded by the coding sequence ATGAAAAAGGAAAAAATAACAATAGATGAATTATTGACTAAAGTACCTAATAAATACGAACTTGCAATTATTTCAGGAAAAATTGCAAAAAAAGAATTTGCTAAAGGAAAACCAAAATCAGAAATAATGGATGAAGTTTTTAAGGACATTATGGAAGATGAAGTAGTAGTTATTAGAGAAAAGAATGAAGAAAACGAAGAAAATTAA
- the rplJ gene encoding 50S ribosomal protein L10: protein MPAQEKLEVVKSLVEKLKDAKAVVFVDYKGISVNEDTELRKNAREAGVEYFVAKNRLFKIALKEAGFDTDVDDLLEGTTSFAVGYEDGVAPSKLVFDFGKKLKDKLTIKGGLLETGRVEVSTVEALAKLPSRDELLGQIAYGLLSPVRMLAVALTNVAEQKETGAAAE from the coding sequence TTGCCAGCACAAGAAAAATTAGAAGTTGTAAAAAGTCTAGTTGAAAAATTAAAAGATGCTAAAGCGGTAGTATTTGTTGATTATAAAGGGATTAGTGTTAATGAAGATACTGAACTTCGTAAAAATGCTAGAGAAGCAGGAGTAGAATACTTTGTTGCTAAAAACAGATTGTTTAAAATAGCGTTGAAAGAAGCAGGATTTGACACAGATGTTGATGATTTATTGGAAGGAACTACATCATTCGCAGTAGGATATGAAGATGGAGTTGCACCATCTAAATTAGTTTTTGATTTTGGGAAAAAATTAAAAGATAAATTAACAATTAAAGGTGGATTGCTAGAAACTGGAAGAGTTGAAGTATCTACTGTTGAAGCATTGGCTAAATTACCATCTAGAGATGAATTACTTGGTCAAATTGCTTACGGATTGTTGTCGCCAGTTAGAATGTTGGCTGTGGCATTGACAAATGTTGCAGAACAAAAGGAAACTGGAGCAGCAGCTGAATAA
- the rpoB gene encoding DNA-directed RNA polymerase subunit beta, which produces MNKLIERYSFGKIVDRGEMPHFLEFQLNSYEDFLQTKVPPQKRENKGFEAIFNEIFPIESSNGLLKLEYLWYEIHDNDEPLNDELECKKRGKTYSGQLKVRLKLTNKRTGEIQETLVHFGDIPLMTDKATFIVNGAERVVISQLHRSPGITFNKELNIQTGKDVFIGKIIPYKGTWLEFETDKNDILNVKIDRRKKVLLPVFLKAVDFFHTNEEIMNNFFELKEVELSELYSKYKDTELEEVLRSKLEGSFVREDILDEETGEFVAEAEEIIDIPVIQKIIDAKVEKLSIWEVKPEDRIIANALVHDSTKNSDEAVIEVFRKLRPGDLVTVDSARSLVKQMFFNPQRYDLADVGRYKVNKRLKLDVPADVIVLTKEDVLQTIEYVKNLVSGEGFTDDIDNLSNRRVRGVGELLSIQIKGGMLKMSKMVREKMTIQDITTLTPQSLLNTKPLNALILEFFGSGQLSQFMDQSNPLSELTHKRRISALGPGGLSRDRAGFEVRDVHNSHYGRICPIETPEGPNIGLIASLSTYGKVNKYGFIETPFVKINDGKADFNDIRYLAADEEEGLFIAQADTPIDKDGNFLTDEVVCRYGDEIVHIDKSKVDILDVSPKQLVSVSAGLIPFLEHDDANRALMGSNMQRQAVPLLKTEAPYVGTGLERKVAVDSGAVITSKAAGTVTFVDARKIVVTDEDGKEYSHRLLNFEKSNQSMCLHQKPIIDLGDKVQKGDIIADGPSTAGGDLALGKNILLAFMPWEGYNFEDGILISERLRKDDVFTSIHIEEFDIEARTTKLGDEEITREIPNVSEEALRNLDENGIIRIGAHVTPDDILVGKVTPKGETEPPAEEKLLRAIFGEKAKDVRDTSLRLPHGVKGTVVDVLELSKENGDDLKAGVNKLIRIYIAEKRKIMVGDKMSGRHGNKGVISRVLPIEDMPHLEDGTPIDVCLNPLGVPSRMNIGQVLEVHLGLAIGDIDKYIATPVFDGASEDDVKNYLEEAGYSRTGKVKLIDGRTGQPFDNPVTVGRMYMLKLHHLVEDKMHARAIGPYSLVTQQPLGGKAQFGGQRLGEMEVWALEAYGASNILQEMLTVKSDDISGRTKTYEAIVKGQEMPEADAPESFRVLIKEFQSLGLDVALYDKDGEQIELDKNVDA; this is translated from the coding sequence ATGAACAAACTTATTGAAAGATATAGTTTCGGAAAAATAGTAGATAGAGGGGAAATGCCGCACTTTTTAGAATTTCAGTTAAATTCTTATGAAGATTTTTTGCAGACGAAAGTGCCACCTCAAAAGAGAGAAAATAAAGGTTTTGAAGCGATCTTTAATGAAATTTTTCCAATTGAATCCAGCAATGGGTTATTGAAATTAGAATACTTATGGTATGAAATTCATGATAATGATGAGCCTTTAAATGATGAATTGGAATGTAAAAAAAGAGGTAAAACGTATTCTGGTCAATTAAAAGTTAGATTGAAATTAACTAACAAGAGAACAGGAGAAATTCAGGAAACATTAGTTCATTTTGGAGATATACCGCTTATGACTGATAAAGCAACGTTTATTGTAAATGGTGCAGAAAGAGTTGTTATTTCCCAATTACACAGATCACCAGGGATCACTTTTAACAAGGAATTGAATATTCAAACAGGAAAAGATGTGTTTATCGGGAAAATTATCCCTTATAAAGGAACATGGCTTGAATTTGAAACTGACAAGAATGATATTTTAAATGTAAAAATTGATAGAAGAAAGAAAGTTTTATTGCCTGTTTTCCTTAAAGCAGTTGATTTTTTCCATACTAACGAAGAAATTATGAATAATTTTTTTGAGCTAAAGGAAGTGGAATTATCAGAACTTTATTCAAAATATAAAGATACTGAACTTGAAGAAGTTTTACGTTCAAAACTGGAGGGAAGTTTTGTAAGAGAAGATATTTTGGATGAAGAAACTGGGGAATTTGTCGCTGAAGCCGAAGAAATCATCGACATACCTGTTATTCAAAAAATAATAGATGCAAAGGTAGAAAAATTAAGTATTTGGGAAGTAAAACCTGAAGATAGAATAATTGCAAATGCTTTGGTACATGATAGCACTAAAAATAGTGATGAAGCGGTTATCGAAGTGTTTAGAAAATTACGTCCAGGGGATTTAGTAACTGTTGACAGTGCCAGATCGCTTGTTAAGCAGATGTTCTTTAATCCACAAAGATATGATTTGGCAGATGTTGGAAGATATAAAGTTAATAAAAGATTAAAGTTGGATGTTCCAGCAGATGTAATTGTATTGACAAAGGAAGATGTTTTGCAAACTATTGAATATGTGAAAAATCTTGTAAGCGGAGAAGGATTTACAGATGACATTGATAATTTGTCAAATAGACGTGTAAGAGGTGTTGGAGAATTGCTTTCTATCCAAATAAAAGGTGGAATGCTGAAAATGTCTAAAATGGTCAGAGAAAAAATGACAATTCAAGATATTACAACATTGACTCCACAAAGTTTGTTAAATACAAAACCTCTAAATGCACTAATTCTTGAGTTTTTTGGAAGTGGACAATTGTCACAATTTATGGATCAGTCAAATCCGTTATCTGAATTGACTCATAAGAGAAGAATTTCAGCGTTAGGACCTGGAGGACTTTCGAGAGATAGAGCGGGATTTGAAGTTCGGGACGTTCATAATTCGCATTATGGAAGAATCTGTCCAATAGAAACTCCAGAAGGACCGAATATCGGACTTATCGCTTCACTTTCAACTTATGGAAAAGTTAATAAATATGGATTTATTGAAACTCCGTTTGTAAAAATAAACGATGGAAAAGCCGATTTTAATGATATTAGATATTTAGCAGCTGATGAAGAAGAAGGATTATTTATCGCTCAAGCAGATACGCCAATTGACAAGGATGGAAATTTCTTGACTGATGAAGTTGTTTGCCGTTATGGGGATGAAATTGTGCATATTGACAAGTCAAAAGTTGATATTCTAGACGTGTCGCCAAAACAATTAGTGTCTGTTTCAGCGGGATTAATACCATTTTTGGAACACGATGATGCCAATCGTGCGTTAATGGGATCAAATATGCAACGTCAAGCAGTACCTTTATTAAAAACAGAAGCACCTTATGTTGGAACTGGACTTGAAAGAAAAGTTGCCGTGGATTCAGGGGCAGTTATTACTTCAAAGGCAGCTGGAACTGTAACTTTTGTAGATGCAAGAAAGATTGTTGTAACTGATGAAGATGGAAAAGAATATTCTCATAGATTACTAAACTTTGAAAAATCTAACCAGTCAATGTGTTTACATCAAAAACCGATTATTGATTTGGGAGATAAAGTTCAAAAGGGAGATATTATTGCAGATGGACCATCTACTGCAGGCGGGGATTTAGCATTAGGTAAAAATATCCTGCTAGCATTTATGCCTTGGGAAGGATATAATTTTGAAGATGGAATCCTTATTTCAGAAAGACTTAGAAAAGATGATGTATTTACTTCAATTCATATTGAAGAATTTGACATTGAAGCGAGAACTACAAAATTAGGTGATGAGGAAATTACAAGGGAAATTCCTAATGTTTCTGAAGAAGCCTTGAGAAACCTTGATGAAAATGGAATTATAAGAATCGGAGCACACGTAACTCCTGATGATATTCTTGTCGGAAAAGTAACTCCTAAAGGGGAAACTGAGCCGCCAGCAGAAGAAAAACTATTACGTGCAATCTTTGGGGAAAAGGCAAAAGATGTAAGAGATACTTCATTAAGACTTCCTCATGGAGTAAAAGGGACTGTTGTAGATGTGCTTGAGCTGTCTAAAGAAAACGGAGATGACTTGAAGGCTGGAGTAAATAAATTAATTAGAATTTACATTGCTGAAAAAAGAAAAATAATGGTTGGGGATAAAATGTCTGGACGTCATGGAAATAAAGGGGTAATTTCAAGAGTATTGCCAATTGAAGATATGCCACACTTGGAAGACGGTACACCAATTGATGTTTGTCTTAACCCACTTGGAGTGCCATCTCGTATGAATATTGGACAGGTGCTGGAAGTTCACTTGGGACTTGCAATTGGAGATATTGATAAATATATCGCAACACCAGTATTTGATGGTGCAAGTGAAGACGATGTAAAAAATTACTTGGAAGAAGCTGGATACAGCAGAACTGGTAAAGTAAAACTAATAGACGGAAGAACTGGACAGCCATTTGACAACCCAGTAACAGTTGGTCGTATGTATATGCTAAAACTTCACCACTTGGTAGAAGACAAAATGCACGCCAGAGCAATCGGACCATATTCACTTGTTACTCAACAGCCACTTGGAGGAAAAGCCCAATTTGGTGGACAAAGACTTGGAGAAATGGAAGTCTGGGCATTGGAAGCCTACGGTGCATCAAATATTTTACAAGAAATGCTTACAGTTAAATCAGATGACATCAGTGGAAGAACAAAAACTTATGAAGCCATCGTAAAAGGACAAGAAATGCCAGAAGCAGATGCTCCAGAATCATTTAGAGTATTAATTAAGGAATTCCAGTCACTTGGACTAGATGTAGCCCTTTATGATAAGGATGGGGAACAAATTGAATTAGATAAGAATGTAGATGCTTAG
- the rplL gene encoding 50S ribosomal protein L7/L12, which produces MAFNKEQFIEDLKAMSVLELKEVVEAIEETFGVSAQPVAVAGGAAAGAAAEEKTEFDVVLVSAGGTKLAVIKEVRGITGLGLKEAKELVEAGGKAVKEGVSKEEAEEIKGKLEAAGATVEVK; this is translated from the coding sequence ATGGCATTTAATAAAGAACAATTTATAGAAGATTTAAAAGCTATGTCTGTATTAGAATTAAAAGAAGTAGTTGAAGCTATTGAAGAAACATTTGGAGTATCAGCTCAACCAGTAGCAGTTGCAGGAGGAGCAGCAGCAGGAGCAGCAGCTGAAGAAAAAACTGAATTTGATGTAGTATTAGTATCTGCAGGAGGAACTAAATTAGCAGTAATTAAAGAAGTAAGAGGAATTACTGGATTAGGACTTAAAGAAGCTAAAGAATTAGTTGAAGCTGGCGGAAAAGCAGTTAAAGAAGGAGTTTCTAAAGAAGAAGCTGAAGAAATTAAAGGTAAATTAGAAGCTGCAGGAGCAACTGTAGAAGTTAAATAG